One region of Baekduia soli genomic DNA includes:
- a CDS encoding GntR family transcriptional regulator, giving the protein MSTKVTDSYRVLREGIATGAYRLGEPLRAATIAGELGISRTPVREAFMRLASEGLVDYSPRYGARVSDLRAEELEELFELRAAIEAVAVRHACARATPADVAHLRRLCTACHDAVGADDVDAVIAANIALHDAVNRLSGRERTIELVDLLRDRARPYRVLALYDDDERRASLAEHDDLVDLIEAGDADGAAALLGEHFARPLARLMRYLGDRGRRPQRLAS; this is encoded by the coding sequence GTGTCGACCAAGGTCACCGATTCCTACCGCGTGCTGCGTGAGGGCATCGCGACCGGCGCGTATCGCCTCGGCGAGCCCCTCCGCGCCGCGACGATCGCCGGCGAGCTGGGCATCAGCCGCACGCCCGTGCGCGAGGCGTTCATGCGCCTGGCCAGCGAGGGCCTCGTGGACTATTCGCCGCGCTACGGCGCCCGGGTCTCCGACCTGCGCGCGGAGGAGCTCGAGGAGCTCTTCGAGCTGCGCGCGGCGATCGAGGCCGTGGCCGTGCGCCACGCCTGCGCCCGCGCCACCCCGGCCGACGTCGCACACCTGCGTCGCCTGTGCACCGCCTGCCACGACGCCGTCGGCGCCGACGACGTCGACGCGGTCATCGCCGCCAACATCGCCCTGCATGACGCGGTCAACCGCCTCTCGGGCCGCGAGCGCACGATCGAGCTCGTCGACCTGCTGCGCGACCGGGCCCGCCCCTACCGCGTGCTCGCTCTCTACGACGACGACGAGCGCCGCGCCTCGCTGGCCGAGCACGACGACCTCGTCGACCTCATCGAGGCCGGCGACGCCGACGGCGCCGCGGCCCTGCTGGGCGAGCACTTCGCCCGCCCGCTCGCGCGCCTGATGCGCTACCTCGGCGACCGCGGGCGGCGCCCGCAGCGGCTGGCGTCATGA
- a CDS encoding STAS domain-containing protein: protein MLRCTGDEDRSTQSLRRQALSRALHAEGPLVVDLNELAFADPSLMVDLAMVSRRVRHAGGIVHIHGAQPQILRLIELVGLHRLPGVVVEPAAPLPA, encoded by the coding sequence GTGTTGCGCTGCACCGGGGACGAGGACCGGTCCACCCAGAGCCTGCGCCGGCAGGCCCTCTCGCGGGCCCTGCACGCCGAGGGGCCGCTCGTCGTCGACCTCAACGAGCTGGCGTTCGCCGACCCCTCGCTGATGGTCGATCTCGCGATGGTGTCGCGCCGCGTTCGCCACGCCGGCGGGATCGTGCACATCCACGGCGCCCAGCCGCAGATCCTGCGGCTCATCGAGCTCGTCGGCCTGCACCGCCTCCCCGGCGTGGTCGTCGAGCCCGCCGCGCCGCTGCCCGCCTGA
- a CDS encoding flavin-containing monooxygenase translates to MPAALPTVCLIGAGSSGIAVAKALHEHGVPFDCLEASDRVGGNWVFGNRNGMSAAYRDLHINTSRDRMAYSDFPMPASYPDYPHHAQIAAYFEDYVDHFGFRDHILFETSVQHVARRPQGGYDVRTADGTTRSYDVVLVANGHHWNPRWPEPAFEGADTFTGRQMHAHAYVDNTIFAGRRALVLGMGNSAVDIAVEASYVADRTFLAARRGAWIIPKYLFGRPSDQLKNDPRIPFKIRQRVIHGIVRLHTGDLTRYGLPRPDHRFGEAHPTVSGRLLDRIQHGRITPKPNIRRLDGGQVEFADGTHEDVDVIVYCTGYKITFPFFDVDFMSAPDNRIELFRRVFHPDHDDLAFVGLLQPLGAIMPLAEAQGQWLAAYLTGAYALPPRDELLADIAADQRAMHRRYVASKRHTIQVDFDDYLADLAAEREAGARRAQARGNALPVPHRVADAPRTAAAVAA, encoded by the coding sequence ATGCCCGCCGCGCTGCCCACCGTCTGCCTCATCGGCGCCGGCTCCTCCGGGATCGCCGTCGCCAAGGCGCTGCACGAGCACGGCGTGCCGTTCGACTGCCTCGAGGCCTCCGACCGGGTCGGCGGCAACTGGGTGTTCGGCAACCGCAACGGCATGTCGGCGGCCTACCGCGACCTGCACATCAACACCTCGCGCGATCGCATGGCCTACTCGGACTTCCCGATGCCGGCGAGCTATCCCGACTACCCGCACCACGCCCAGATCGCGGCCTACTTCGAGGACTACGTCGACCACTTCGGCTTCCGCGACCACATCCTGTTCGAGACGTCGGTGCAGCACGTCGCCCGCCGGCCGCAGGGCGGCTACGACGTTCGCACCGCCGACGGCACCACGCGGTCCTACGACGTCGTGCTCGTCGCCAACGGCCACCACTGGAACCCCCGCTGGCCCGAGCCCGCCTTCGAGGGCGCCGACACGTTCACGGGCCGCCAGATGCACGCCCACGCCTACGTGGACAACACGATCTTCGCGGGGCGCCGCGCGCTCGTGCTCGGCATGGGCAACTCGGCCGTCGACATCGCCGTCGAGGCCAGCTACGTCGCCGACCGGACGTTCCTGGCCGCCCGCCGCGGGGCCTGGATCATCCCCAAGTACCTCTTCGGGCGCCCCTCGGACCAGCTCAAGAACGACCCGCGGATCCCGTTCAAGATCCGCCAGCGCGTCATCCACGGCATCGTGCGCCTGCACACCGGCGACCTGACGCGCTACGGGCTGCCGCGGCCCGACCACCGCTTCGGCGAGGCCCACCCCACGGTCTCCGGCCGCCTGCTGGACCGCATCCAGCACGGGCGCATCACGCCCAAGCCCAACATCCGCCGTCTCGACGGCGGTCAGGTCGAGTTCGCCGACGGCACGCACGAGGACGTCGACGTCATCGTCTACTGCACGGGCTACAAGATCACCTTCCCGTTCTTTGACGTGGACTTCATGTCCGCGCCCGACAACCGCATCGAGCTGTTCCGGCGCGTCTTCCACCCCGACCACGACGACCTGGCGTTCGTCGGGCTGCTGCAGCCCCTCGGCGCGATCATGCCGCTGGCCGAGGCGCAGGGCCAGTGGCTGGCCGCCTACCTCACCGGGGCCTACGCGCTGCCGCCCCGCGACGAGCTGCTCGCCGACATCGCCGCCGACCAGCGCGCGATGCACCGGCGCTACGTCGCCTCCAAGCGCCACACGATCCAGGTCGACTTCGACGACTACCTCGCCGACCTGGCCGCTGAGCGCGAGGCCGGAGCCCGTCGGGCGCAGGCGCGCGGCAACGCGCTGCCCGTGCCCCACCGCGTGGCCGATGCGCCGCGCACCGCCGCCGCGGTGGCGGCGTGA
- a CDS encoding TetR/AcrR family transcriptional regulator codes for MSARTAGRREQTKQANRAAILEAAREVFADIGFGAASVRDIVRGTDLASGTFYNYFPDKRSVLVALLEESAGEARLRVRAARRSGTTLDAFVRDGFRAYFDFLLEDPATSQLLARNAGTIRAMYQEPSLVAGTEELAEDLAAGVAAGLIPPHDVEYMAAAMVGAALEIGARMLDSDRPDPRRATEFVSALFIAGLSAAGA; via the coding sequence GTGAGCGCCCGGACGGCGGGCCGGCGCGAGCAGACCAAGCAGGCCAACCGGGCCGCGATCCTCGAGGCCGCCCGCGAGGTCTTCGCCGACATCGGCTTCGGCGCGGCGTCGGTGCGCGACATCGTCCGCGGCACCGACCTGGCCAGCGGGACCTTCTACAACTACTTCCCCGACAAGCGCTCGGTGCTCGTCGCGCTGCTGGAGGAGTCGGCGGGGGAGGCCCGCCTGCGCGTGCGGGCCGCCCGGCGCAGCGGCACGACGCTCGACGCGTTCGTCCGCGACGGGTTCCGCGCGTACTTCGACTTCCTGCTCGAGGATCCCGCGACCTCCCAGCTGCTCGCGCGCAACGCGGGCACGATCCGCGCGATGTACCAGGAGCCCTCGCTCGTCGCGGGCACCGAGGAGCTGGCCGAGGACCTCGCCGCCGGGGTGGCCGCCGGGCTCATTCCGCCCCACGACGTCGAGTACATGGCGGCCGCCATGGTCGGCGCGGCGCTGGAGATCGGCGCACGCATGCTCGACAGCGACCGTCCGGACCCCCGCCGGGCCACGGAGTTCGTCTCGGCGTTGTTCATCGCCGGACTCTCCGCCGCGGGCGCATAG
- a CDS encoding FxsA family protein, producing MPLLVLLALFVVVPILEIYVIIQVGQAIGALWTIALLIGDSLVGSILMKSQGRAAWQRFRAALAEGRMPAREVLDGVLIIFGGAFLVTPGFCSDVVGALLLLPPTRTVLRRVLVRRFSFAMLADLPNPRMPGGRGRRPGGQGFDVDGTATEIDPRRLP from the coding sequence ATGCCCCTCCTGGTGCTCCTGGCCCTGTTCGTGGTCGTCCCGATCCTCGAGATCTACGTGATCATCCAGGTCGGCCAGGCGATCGGCGCCCTCTGGACGATCGCCCTGCTCATCGGCGACTCCCTCGTCGGCAGCATCCTCATGAAGTCCCAGGGCCGGGCGGCCTGGCAGCGCTTCCGGGCGGCGCTGGCCGAGGGCAGGATGCCCGCCCGCGAGGTCCTCGACGGCGTGCTCATCATCTTCGGCGGCGCGTTCCTGGTCACCCCCGGGTTCTGCAGCGACGTCGTCGGTGCCCTGCTCCTGCTGCCGCCCACGCGCACCGTCCTGCGCCGCGTGCTCGTGCGCCGCTTCAGCTTCGCGATGCTCGCCGACCTGCCCAACCCGCGGATGCCCGGGGGCCGCGGCCGGCGGCCGGGCGGCCAGGGCTTCGACGTGGACGGCACCGCGACCGAGATCGACCCCAGGAGGCTCCCGTGA
- a CDS encoding DUF6282 family protein yields the protein MPVAPQLADAELLAGAVDLHVHGGPDVLARRHSDLELARRAQAAGMAGLVLKCHNESTVGRAAGAREATGFPVSGGLVLNPAVSGGIEPDAVLTSLELGARVIWMPTLAATEHLRAFPGAAPGTNRAAARPARVSRSAIRAICVHVARHDAFVATGHLGRVHSALVAEEAAAAGARVLFQHPDYTVPGLSLRAQASLAQRFPDALFERCAYVVSADAPRPTTVERVAAAIRAVGVERNVISSDLGQPANGDYPDGLAAFARSLIGTGLGIGEVREMLTERPAALLR from the coding sequence GTGCCGGTGGCGCCACAGCTCGCTGACGCCGAGCTGCTCGCCGGGGCGGTGGACCTCCACGTCCACGGCGGCCCCGACGTGCTGGCCCGGCGCCACAGCGACCTCGAGCTGGCGCGCCGCGCCCAGGCGGCGGGCATGGCCGGCCTCGTGCTCAAGTGCCACAACGAGTCCACGGTCGGCCGGGCGGCGGGCGCGCGCGAGGCGACGGGCTTCCCGGTCTCCGGCGGGCTGGTGCTCAACCCGGCGGTCTCGGGCGGCATCGAGCCCGACGCGGTGCTGACGAGTCTCGAGCTCGGCGCGCGCGTGATCTGGATGCCGACGCTGGCGGCCACGGAGCACCTGCGCGCGTTCCCGGGCGCCGCGCCGGGCACCAACCGCGCGGCGGCGCGCCCGGCCCGCGTCAGCCGCTCGGCGATCCGGGCGATCTGCGTCCACGTCGCGCGCCACGACGCGTTCGTGGCCACGGGCCATCTCGGCCGCGTGCACTCCGCGCTGGTGGCCGAGGAGGCCGCCGCGGCGGGCGCTCGCGTGCTCTTCCAGCATCCGGACTACACCGTGCCGGGGCTCAGCCTGCGCGCGCAGGCCTCGCTGGCCCAGCGCTTCCCGGACGCGCTGTTCGAGCGCTGCGCGTACGTCGTGTCGGCCGACGCGCCGCGCCCGACCACGGTCGAGCGTGTGGCGGCGGCGATCCGCGCGGTCGGCGTGGAGCGCAACGTGATCTCCAGCGACCTGGGCCAGCCGGCCAACGGCGACTACCCCGACGGCCTGGCGGCCTTCGCCCGCTCCCTCATCGGGACGGGCCTGGGGATCGGCGAGGTGCGCGAGATGCTCACCGAGCGGCCGGCGGCGCTGCTGCGCTGA
- a CDS encoding S8 family serine peptidase yields MRGPVVCAVVLAGLTVAPGAAVAAPAPTPPTGRLLVTLRPPAHGTAQAAAARAVAARAGARPAGLSVPQLRLVGVRARHGASLRALARRLRADPAVASVRAERRFTLRYVPDDPALTDPEPRAEPGTVVEWWAARESLPSAWDVTRGDGARVAVIDTGVDATHPDLAARIVATADFDADSADGPATVDEVGHGTHVASLACATSGNGIGLAGAGGNCDLLIAKSDLTEGSVAEALVWAADNGAQSIVMSFGTDGRVPASDAVVQALRYAAAHGSVLVAAAADDPVTEQGDPANVLQPTGTGPDITQNLGLSVTAATAADARASFAGRGGQISMAAYGTYGGSGPNGLLGAFPAQTTALERGGPTSDQPPCHCRTTFDGDPRYAYLPGTSMAAPQVAAVAALMRAVNPALPPADVVRLLKQTAHRPSAVGWTGDLGWGILDAGAAMAAARAIDRTAPTSSLQRPVVRGRSIRLRWRGEDDTLPGVASTGIDHFEVWRSAGGRPARRIATTRARSMQLRGMRGQRYGFFTIAVDRAGNREAPPVRADASVRIARR; encoded by the coding sequence ATGCGAGGTCCGGTGGTCTGCGCCGTGGTGCTCGCCGGGCTGACGGTCGCGCCCGGCGCCGCGGTCGCGGCTCCGGCGCCCACGCCGCCCACGGGCCGGCTGCTCGTCACGCTGCGCCCGCCGGCCCACGGCACGGCGCAGGCCGCCGCGGCCCGGGCGGTGGCCGCGCGCGCGGGTGCCCGCCCCGCGGGCCTGTCGGTGCCGCAGCTGCGGCTGGTCGGCGTCCGCGCCCGGCACGGCGCGTCGCTGCGCGCGCTGGCCCGCCGGCTGCGGGCCGACCCGGCGGTGGCCTCCGTGCGGGCCGAGCGGCGCTTCACGCTGCGCTACGTGCCCGACGACCCGGCGCTGACCGACCCCGAGCCGCGCGCCGAGCCCGGCACCGTCGTCGAATGGTGGGCGGCCCGCGAGAGCCTGCCGAGCGCCTGGGACGTCACGCGCGGCGACGGCGCCCGCGTGGCCGTCATCGACACCGGCGTGGACGCCACCCATCCCGACCTGGCCGCGCGCATCGTCGCGACCGCCGACTTCGACGCCGACAGCGCCGACGGCCCCGCGACCGTCGACGAGGTCGGCCACGGGACCCACGTCGCCTCCCTGGCCTGCGCGACATCCGGCAACGGGATCGGCCTTGCCGGGGCGGGCGGCAACTGCGACCTGCTCATCGCCAAGAGCGACCTGACGGAGGGCAGCGTCGCCGAGGCCCTGGTGTGGGCGGCCGACAACGGCGCGCAGTCCATCGTCATGAGCTTCGGCACCGACGGGCGCGTCCCCGCCTCCGACGCCGTGGTGCAGGCGCTGCGCTACGCCGCCGCGCACGGCTCGGTGCTCGTGGCCGCGGCGGCCGACGACCCCGTCACCGAGCAGGGCGACCCGGCCAACGTGCTGCAGCCCACCGGCACGGGCCCCGACATCACCCAGAACCTCGGCCTGTCGGTGACCGCGGCGACCGCCGCCGACGCCCGCGCCTCGTTCGCCGGCCGCGGCGGGCAGATCTCCATGGCCGCCTACGGCACGTACGGCGGCAGCGGCCCCAACGGCCTGCTCGGCGCGTTCCCCGCGCAGACCACCGCGCTGGAGCGCGGCGGGCCGACCTCCGACCAGCCGCCGTGCCACTGCCGCACGACGTTCGACGGCGACCCGCGCTACGCCTACCTGCCCGGCACGTCGATGGCCGCGCCGCAGGTCGCCGCGGTCGCGGCGCTCATGCGCGCGGTCAACCCGGCGCTGCCGCCCGCCGACGTCGTGCGGCTGCTCAAGCAGACCGCCCACCGCCCCTCGGCGGTCGGCTGGACCGGCGACCTGGGTTGGGGCATCCTGGACGCCGGCGCCGCCATGGCGGCCGCCCGCGCCATCGACCGCACGGCGCCGACGTCGTCGCTGCAGCGCCCCGTGGTCCGCGGGCGCTCGATCCGCCTGCGCTGGCGCGGCGAGGACGACACGCTGCCCGGCGTGGCCTCGACGGGCATCGACCACTTCGAGGTCTGGCGCTCGGCCGGCGGCCGCCCGGCGCGGCGCATCGCCACCACCCGCGCGCGCTCGATGCAGCTGCGCGGGATGCGCGGCCAGCGCTACGGCTTCTTCACGATCGCCGTCGACCGCGCGGGCAACCGCGAGGCGCCGCCCGTGCGCGCGGACGCCAGCGTGCGCATCGCCCGCCGCTGA
- a CDS encoding metal-sulfur cluster assembly factor codes for MEAALTNVIDPELGLDFVELGLIYGIEVTGGDVHVTFSLTSPGCPIGPQVSEQIEEFVTELDGVTSVESSMVFTPPWTPDRMSEDAKFALGY; via the coding sequence GTGGAAGCGGCCCTCACCAACGTGATCGACCCCGAGCTCGGCTTGGACTTCGTCGAGCTGGGCCTGATCTACGGCATCGAGGTGACCGGCGGGGACGTCCACGTGACCTTCTCGCTGACGTCGCCCGGGTGCCCGATCGGACCGCAGGTCAGCGAGCAGATCGAGGAGTTCGTCACCGAGCTCGACGGCGTCACGTCGGTCGAGTCCTCGATGGTCTTCACCCCGCCCTGGACCCCGGACCGGATGTCCGAGGACGCGAAGTTCGCCCTCGGCTACTGA
- a CDS encoding DUF6131 family protein: MIILGLILLILGIVIGSGILWTIGIVLLVVGAVLYLLGTMDRAVGGRRHYF, from the coding sequence GTGATCATCCTCGGACTCATCCTCCTCATCCTGGGCATCGTCATCGGAAGCGGCATCCTGTGGACCATCGGCATCGTGCTGCTGGTCGTGGGCGCCGTCCTGTACCTGCTCGGCACGATGGATCGCGCGGTCGGCGGTCGCCGGCACTACTTCTAG
- a CDS encoding cysteine hydrolase family protein, producing the protein MSLADDQTTIRSLVGRLPDPATDPATTALVVIDLQLLDADADGEHGIRARERGMWDELEAYFTRCAQVVVPAVARVADALRAAGGTIAWIRCEAQEPDASDTRRRFRAFDIIVPPGDPQAALLDGLPVAPEDLVLGKTTASPFWSTDLAEQLRARGIQTVLVAGVVTSGCVESTIRDACDLDFEVVLIEDGCADRRPEAHADAIRRLDGNFAIAWSAQETLARLSPTPMESA; encoded by the coding sequence ATGAGCCTCGCCGACGACCAGACCACGATCCGCTCGCTCGTCGGGCGCCTGCCCGACCCGGCGACGGACCCGGCCACGACCGCGCTGGTCGTCATCGACCTGCAGCTCCTGGACGCCGACGCCGACGGTGAGCACGGCATCCGCGCGCGCGAGCGCGGGATGTGGGACGAGCTCGAGGCCTACTTCACGCGCTGCGCGCAGGTCGTCGTGCCCGCCGTCGCGCGCGTCGCCGATGCGCTGCGCGCCGCCGGCGGCACGATCGCCTGGATCCGCTGCGAGGCCCAGGAGCCCGACGCCTCCGACACCCGCCGGCGCTTCCGCGCGTTCGACATCATCGTCCCGCCCGGCGATCCGCAGGCCGCGTTGCTGGACGGCCTGCCCGTCGCGCCCGAGGACCTCGTCCTGGGCAAGACGACCGCCAGCCCGTTCTGGTCGACCGACCTGGCCGAGCAGCTCCGCGCGCGCGGAATCCAGACCGTGCTCGTGGCCGGCGTCGTGACGAGCGGCTGCGTGGAGAGCACGATCCGCGACGCCTGCGACCTGGACTTCGAGGTCGTCCTCATCGAGGACGGCTGCGCCGACCGCCGGCCCGAGGCCCACGCCGACGCCATCCGCCGCCTGGACGGCAACTTCGCCATCGCCTGGAGCGCGCAGGAGACCCTCGCGCGCCTGTCCCCCACCCCCATGGAGTCCGCATGA
- a CDS encoding amidohydrolase family protein, translating to MPTPDLLLRGGTLVDDAQELRADLVIDGGVIVAVAAPGTVDGARRIIDVDGALVVPGGVDAHVHFDFALPPLVSQGYEQGSIAALHGGTTTIIDFAERMPGGGGLAEAVAAKRAAADGSMHCDYALHLIVAGEVGASELAEVPAVFDAGVTSFKLFMNSHAMWPGDGAVAELLEVVGAHGGCAVLHCENADVIDRRTAALVAAGRTSYRFTEDSRPAWVEGEATARSIRIARAADCPIYIFHVTCADAAREIADAQARGWDVFAETCHNYLVFSKDDVVERPDGANWGNYPPLRPPEHRDAIWAALRDGTIDHVSTDDYTSTLENRNSIGLELPATPAGHNGVETRMAVLYTEAVVRRGMPVTDFVGLSSSRIAKRLGLWPRKGSLQVGADADVTVIDPGRSGTFRLEDLHTVDYSIWDGYAYTGAPVITIARGEVVVQDGAFAGGPPAGSFLHRKGRARAGGATAR from the coding sequence GTGCCGACGCCTGACCTGCTGCTGCGCGGCGGCACGCTGGTCGACGACGCGCAGGAGCTGCGCGCCGACCTGGTCATCGACGGCGGCGTGATCGTCGCCGTCGCCGCGCCGGGGACGGTCGACGGGGCGCGGCGCATCATCGACGTGGACGGCGCGCTCGTGGTCCCGGGCGGCGTCGACGCCCACGTGCACTTCGACTTCGCCCTGCCGCCGCTGGTCTCCCAGGGCTACGAGCAGGGCAGCATCGCCGCGCTGCACGGCGGCACGACGACCATCATCGACTTCGCCGAGCGCATGCCCGGCGGCGGCGGCCTGGCCGAGGCCGTCGCGGCCAAGCGCGCGGCGGCCGACGGGTCGATGCACTGCGACTACGCGCTGCACCTGATCGTCGCCGGCGAGGTCGGCGCCTCCGAGCTGGCCGAGGTCCCCGCGGTCTTCGATGCCGGCGTCACGTCGTTCAAGCTGTTCATGAACTCGCACGCCATGTGGCCGGGCGACGGCGCGGTCGCCGAGCTGCTCGAGGTCGTCGGCGCCCACGGTGGCTGCGCGGTGCTGCACTGCGAGAACGCCGACGTCATCGACCGCCGCACCGCGGCGCTGGTGGCCGCCGGCAGGACGTCGTACCGGTTCACCGAGGACAGCCGGCCCGCGTGGGTCGAGGGCGAGGCCACGGCCCGGTCGATCCGGATCGCGCGCGCCGCCGACTGCCCGATCTACATCTTCCACGTCACGTGCGCCGACGCGGCCCGGGAGATCGCCGACGCGCAGGCCCGTGGCTGGGACGTGTTCGCCGAGACCTGCCACAACTACCTCGTCTTCTCCAAGGACGACGTCGTGGAGCGCCCCGACGGCGCCAACTGGGGCAACTATCCGCCGCTGCGCCCCCCGGAGCACCGCGACGCGATCTGGGCCGCGCTGCGCGACGGCACGATCGACCACGTCTCGACCGACGACTACACCTCGACGCTCGAGAACCGCAACTCGATCGGGCTCGAGCTGCCGGCGACGCCCGCGGGCCACAACGGCGTCGAGACGCGGATGGCCGTGCTCTACACGGAGGCCGTCGTGCGGCGCGGGATGCCGGTGACCGACTTCGTCGGCCTGTCGAGCAGCCGCATCGCCAAGCGCCTGGGGCTGTGGCCGCGCAAGGGCTCGCTGCAGGTCGGCGCCGACGCCGACGTCACCGTGATCGACCCGGGCCGCTCGGGCACGTTCCGCCTCGAGGACCTGCACACCGTCGACTACTCGATCTGGGACGGATACGCCTACACGGGCGCGCCGGTCATCACGATCGCGCGCGGCGAGGTCGTCGTGCAGGACGGCGCGTTCGCCGGCGGCCCGCCCGCCGGGTCCTTCCTGCACCGCAAGGGCCGCGCCCGTGCCGGTGGCGCCACAGCTCGCTGA
- a CDS encoding isocitrate lyase/PEP mutase family protein, translating to MTPTNARRLRELIAAPEMAVLPGAYDGLSARLVQRAGFDAIYFSGGLSGSSFPGVPDFGIRTLTEMVAQVGGAVRSTRMPILADGEAGYGSVLSTQRLIYELENVGAAGMHLEDQDVPRRCGHYASKRLVSAEEHAGRIAAAVDARRDPDFLIVSRTDAVSVTGFDDAVARTHAYIEAGADMVFFDGIETREQLEAVPKLFSVPAMANMVEQGKTPVLPAKELEAMGYALTIFSTILYFTAMGAMREALKTLKDVGTSEPLWDTMGGFREWQEVTQVDEHLAVVDRFEPELTSADA from the coding sequence ATGACCCCCACCAACGCCCGCCGCCTGCGCGAGCTCATCGCCGCCCCCGAGATGGCGGTGCTGCCCGGCGCCTACGACGGGCTGTCGGCCCGCCTGGTCCAGCGCGCCGGCTTCGACGCCATCTACTTCTCCGGAGGCCTGTCGGGATCGTCGTTCCCCGGCGTGCCGGACTTCGGCATCCGCACCCTGACCGAGATGGTCGCCCAGGTCGGCGGCGCGGTGCGCTCCACGCGCATGCCGATCCTCGCCGACGGCGAGGCCGGCTACGGCTCGGTGCTCTCGACGCAGCGGCTGATCTACGAGCTCGAGAACGTCGGCGCCGCCGGCATGCACCTCGAGGACCAGGACGTCCCGCGCCGCTGCGGGCACTACGCCTCCAAGCGCCTGGTCAGCGCCGAGGAGCACGCGGGCCGCATCGCCGCCGCCGTCGACGCGCGCCGCGACCCCGACTTCCTCATCGTCTCGCGCACCGACGCCGTGTCGGTCACGGGCTTCGACGACGCCGTCGCGCGCACCCACGCCTACATCGAGGCCGGCGCCGACATGGTGTTCTTCGACGGCATCGAGACGCGCGAGCAGCTCGAGGCCGTGCCCAAGCTGTTCAGCGTGCCCGCGATGGCCAACATGGTCGAGCAGGGCAAGACGCCGGTGCTGCCGGCCAAGGAGCTGGAGGCCATGGGCTACGCCCTGACCATCTTCTCCACCATCCTGTACTTCACGGCGATGGGCGCGATGCGCGAGGCGCTCAAGACGCTGAAGGACGTCGGGACGAGCGAGCCGCTGTGGGACACGATGGGCGGCTTCCGCGAGTGGCAGGAGGTCACCCAGGTCGACGAGCACCTGGCGGTCGTGGACCGCTTCGAGCCCGAGCTGACCAGTGCCGACGCCTGA
- a CDS encoding RNA polymerase sigma factor, whose product MTELASPEQDARPRLTEQEAQHLVLQTVARHADALLRTARRNSLCFDDAQDAYQRGLEIFMRRAATLDPATAERWLHVVIRHEAIDVRRARSQAVPPIDIDYELHEARHVASPEERVLTSDRATRAAEALRRLKPQELRAMWLKAMGNSYADAADNTVSLRRPRPLLVDTRAPAAPVGLRSPVAAATAPSFSADWSLPADTGTPITAARYQVCQGGSCGPVATAPGLTHLDAPVPSGSGPATLRVWLADGLGHEAPGAAATVALTRASAETPAPPAPAPGTDPSTLTLPIDCCATPILPVTPSATARVPAGLRLATLRRVGRRVAVAGTLTRLASGRVTIRYRVRRAGRTTTLTTRAAIHRGAWHTTLTLPSRVAPARRATVTVTYAGDADTRPGTRSATLRLAR is encoded by the coding sequence ATGACCGAACTCGCCTCGCCCGAGCAGGATGCTCGGCCCCGGCTGACCGAGCAGGAGGCGCAGCACCTCGTGCTGCAGACCGTTGCCCGGCACGCCGACGCGCTGCTGCGCACCGCCCGCCGCAACAGCCTCTGCTTCGACGACGCCCAGGACGCCTACCAGCGCGGCCTGGAGATCTTCATGCGTCGCGCGGCGACCCTGGACCCCGCGACCGCCGAGCGCTGGCTGCACGTCGTGATCCGCCACGAGGCGATCGACGTGCGGCGTGCCCGCTCGCAGGCCGTGCCGCCGATCGACATCGACTACGAGCTCCACGAGGCGCGGCACGTCGCCTCGCCCGAGGAGCGCGTGCTGACCAGCGACCGCGCCACCCGCGCGGCCGAGGCGCTCAGGCGCCTCAAGCCCCAGGAGCTGCGCGCGATGTGGCTGAAGGCGATGGGCAACAGCTACGCTGACGCCGCCGACAACACCGTCAGCCTCCGTCGTCCGCGGCCGCTGCTCGTCGACACCCGGGCGCCGGCCGCCCCGGTCGGGTTGCGGTCACCGGTCGCGGCGGCGACGGCCCCTAGCTTCTCGGCCGACTGGTCGCTGCCCGCCGACACCGGCACGCCCATCACGGCGGCGCGCTACCAGGTCTGCCAGGGCGGCTCCTGCGGTCCCGTCGCCACCGCGCCGGGGCTGACCCACCTCGACGCGCCGGTCCCGTCCGGGTCGGGGCCAGCGACGCTGCGGGTGTGGCTCGCCGACGGCCTCGGCCACGAGGCTCCAGGGGCCGCGGCCACGGTCGCCCTGACCCGCGCCTCCGCGGAGACGCCCGCACCGCCGGCGCCAGCGCCCGGCACCGACCCGTCCACGCTCACGCTCCCGATCGACTGCTGCGCCACGCCCATCCTGCCGGTCACGCCCTCGGCCACCGCGAGGGTCCCGGCCGGCCTTCGGCTCGCCACGCTGCGCCGCGTCGGGCGCCGCGTCGCCGTCGCCGGCACGCTCACGCGGCTCGCCTCCGGGCGCGTGACGATCCGCTACCGCGTCCGCCGCGCGGGTCGGACGACAACGCTGACCACCCGCGCCGCGATCCACCGCGGCGCCTGGCACACGACGCTGACGCTTCCGTCGCGCGTGGCGCCCGCCCGCAGGGCGACCGTCACCGTCACCTACGCCGGCGACGCCGACACCCGGCCGGGCACCCGCAGCGCCACCCTGCGCCTGGCGCGCTAG